Genomic segment of Arachis hypogaea cultivar Tifrunner chromosome 11, arahy.Tifrunner.gnm2.J5K5, whole genome shotgun sequence:
CATTGGATAGCGATGAGCTTCGGATGAATATCATGGGTTCTAAAGATGTGGGAACTCTCAAGAATCTAAACCTGAATATTGCACCTGCTGGTTATTTTGATATAACAGCACTTCAAAGCATTCAGATtcctagaaaagaaaataaccttCAGGATTCAAGTAGGGGGATGCCATGGCTTAAGGACAAGGTTGTATTCAAAGGAAAACAGAGTGAAGGGAGTAAAATTGCTACCCAGATTGATTCTGTTTTCACAAATTCTTGTAATGTGGAGTTAAAGAAGACTGAGGAGAGTGACCTTAGTGCGGATAAGATTCTTGCGCTTCACTGTAATGAGGGGCCTCAAATGTCGTCTGATCGGCAACCTTTGCATGTCCCGAACCAATTGAAAAGCCAAGGTGCTGATGGAATCGAGGGAAAATGCGTATCCGATGGAAAGTTATGTTGCATTGAATCACTTCCCCCTGCCGAGTATACAGGGAAGAATGAGCAGAAGAAACAAGAATCTCTGGCTGGTATTATTGACCTAAATTCATGCATGATTGAGGAAGAGAATATGCTGATGGAGGTTGATCTCCAGGCACCTATCAGTCCAGAAAACAAGGAATGCTCACCGCCTAGAGGAGAATCCGATGAAAACCAGCTTGAGATGCCATTTCAATTGGCAGGACAAGAGGATCCGGAAGCGCAAGAGGAGCAAGCTAGAGTTGCTGCCGAGGCTTTGGTTACCATATCAGGATTTGTGGACAACAATGGTCTCAAAAAGACAACTTGTTTATTGTCCGAATCTTCTGCAAGAAGTCCTCTTCACTGGTTTGCTGGCATTGCTTCCACAGCAGCAGATCATCCAGAGAATAATGCAGGTTCGAGCAGTGCAGCGAACAATCTCGATGACTTTTCTCCTATCAACATGGATTACTTTGAGTTCATGACCTTAAATTTGACCGAGACAACAGTCCTAGATTGCTGCTATAGTAACACTATTGGCCAGATGGAGCAAGTAGGCGGATCAACTTTGCCAACTCAGCCGAGGAAGGGCCGGCCAAATAGGGGAAGGTGGCGGAAGGACTTCCAAAGCGAAATCCTCCCTAGCCTTGCTTCTTTGACAAGGTACGAGGTGACCGAGGATCTTCAGATCATAGGAGGTCTTGTAGCTGCTGGTACCCACTCGGAAACAGGTTCTCTAAGAAGTGCAGGTAAAAATGTGTCAGCCAGGGGGCGCCGTCGATCCGGTACTTCGATTTCTAACAACACAGAGTTGCATTTGAACAAGCTAACTAGTACCACTGGATTTGGAACTGAGACAGGGTGCCTAATAAGCTGGGGAAAGATTTGTAGAAAGAGAAGGGGGAAGAGACTTCCCACTACTAAACCCCATCATATTTTGAACCAAGTATATAACTAATTCTAAGATTAATTCCATGGACTTTGGACGaagttgcttttttctttttattttggtttttttttttttttgtgaactaTAGGGTGGTCATGTAAATgtcttaatatatatacaataatatgAATATCAATATGTTAAGTGTAGGATAGAAAGAAATAGTGACCTCTGAAATGTGTATCATTTTGTTGTTTGTTTATTGCAATGGAATCTATTCTCTCATCTCATCTTAAGAGATGGAATAGCTTGTCTCCAAATTTGTTTGTTATAAATTTTGCCCCTCTTGATTAGCCTGGACAATAGATGATAAAGAATGAAAGCAAAGCCATCTTTGGTGGATACTTACTAGATAGAGTTTCTTTTCTTGGTGTCACATAGGGTGTGTTTGATATAAATGGAAATTTTAATGTTAAACTTTTTAGGTGAACAAATTCAAGAGATGAATGCACATGAAGAAACAGAGTAATACGGGGTGGAAAAAGTATTTTAACTTATAAGGACTACAATATGAGAATGTTTCTTTtataggaaagaaagaaaaagaatatacttTTTGCAGTTTTGACCTAATTAAATAAATGTTAGATTAATGGCACAAAAAATCTTGTTAGAAATGacactgaaattttttataaatgacacaaaattttaaagaattacagattcaaaattttaactcactcaactaacaaaatatattcaaatgagttttgaaaccaaaaaaaatatagcAATTAATTACAAATAACATAGCAATGGCTAAACATATTATATATGAGTTCAATACCACTCAATtagtttaatgataaaaaaattggttaaaaaattGTGTATTAAGATTAAGAAATTtcgatatcaaaattaaaaaatttaatgtgtcacagttaaaaaatttcaatgctatttttctaATAAACTCTACAGAATTCATAACTTTCCTTTCTCTTCATGTTAttcttgatcatcatcatcatcatctttttctaaaaatttcggTGCTATTGTTTCTCATTTccataattcttcttgtttcaccCTCTTAACAAGAATTAGTATCACGGTTAAAAAGGTTCGATGTTGTTACTAATAaattctgcacaattcaaaactttcattcctcatcttcctcctccttttcatcattattattattattattattattattattattttgtttcacatttttataatttttttatttcaccaTCTTAACAAGAACCTGTGTCACGACTAAAAAAATTCGGTGTCAAAATTAAGAAACTTCTTATGtcatgattaaaaaattttggggctatttttttggataaattctacacaattcaaaactttccatcctcctcttcttcatcatcatcttctttttcttctttatcttctccttcttatttttgctacttataattcttcttatttcaccgtcttaacaaaaatacaaaaaaaaaagtcaatcaaaaaaagaagaaaaaaatattgtaacaactaaaaaaaaggagaaagaggcGGAGGAGAAAAACACAGCAATAGCAGCACCAATAAAAAAATGACAATAAGAAAAAAATACGTGAAGAAAAAATATGATTTACGCACAAGTTGTGTGAGTGATTTTTGTTGGATTTAGATCAACTTGATTTATAAAAACGTTTAAATGTGTAATAagactatattttttattaatattaactaatattttagattaatatattatttttatattattataatttagaatttaaaatttttggtttAGAATTTAGTCTTTACTCTTCAGTATTTAAAGTTagtcaaatattaataaaaaatgataaattttattgatcATATAGTATTATTTATGTAAGtatataacaaattaacaattggTAAGTAATAAACAAATGTCACTAAATTATTTTGGGTTTAAAAAGACTCTAATTTCAACATTTAAATTGATCTTCAAAAGAATTTAAGGTTTAATTTTCCATTGAAGCTTAACTGCTtaaggatattttttttaattgttttttatactatttttggtTGAAGGAAAATTAATtgattactttttgttttaggaATTAAAAAGTGTTAATACTTGTTTAGTTCAAATCAATCGGTACTTGTTCattttaaataaggttttagaaTAGGGCGTAGTGAATTTAAAATACGatggttaataaaaaaaatagaatatgatTGATTATTTCATTGTGAacttaattaaatagaaaatatagtAAGAGGTCAACTAAATCtagagaaaaatataaattttttaattcaaagtcaaataattttttgattaattaaaaatataaaaaatattttttatttttaaaaatgtgaAATATTTAAGTTATTTcgtttaaaatatataaagataaatttttttaaaaaaattaaatatctaatattttaaaaaataaataatatttttgtatttttaattaactaaagaTTTATTTATCTAAGGGTAGTAGggacttatttattattttttactaaatttattaAGATAATCTAactcttaaaattaaaatgtGTAACATTCTCTTCGTCCAAAAACGAAGACCgttattaaaagttatttaaGACATTTAAACATTTCTGCACCTAAAATTATCTACTATTCTACTATATATTTcatcaaataaaaacaaaatcaaacatataataaatattatatcatGACCTAACCATTTGATGCCGACAGGGTATCAAACCCAGCAACCTCCCGGAATTATACACTTCAAGTCCTTCAAAATAAAATGCGTTCACTTGATGGAATTAtcgttttaatataattttttaaggaTATACAAACTTTTTCGTAAAAGCTAAGACAGAATATTTTTGGATTATAGGGATACATTTGTTTTAAGAAGCGATTATTACATTTATAAGAGTATTTACTTATTTTGATCtccaaaaaattttgaattaaacacTTTAGTCTTTAATTAAATAGTCTTTAACAATTAATttcgtcagtcacttaggtcatTTGTTTCATCAATTCTAACGTAGGATAAAATGGTATCTGACAACTTTAACAGGAAACAAAATGACTCATAACCCcctttattcaaaaataataccGTTCTCCTCCAATTTCTATCAGATCTCATAGAATCCTAACATTCATActttctttcttcatcttcatagtcttcttctccatcttttcctttctcttcttcAACTCCAAGATCAAGCCATGGTGTAACCGTCATGCGTATCGCACatacctcaacatgtcatggaccatACACTTCTCAAATCTCTATGACTGGTAGACCCACCTCCTCCGCACTTCACTCACTAAAAGCATCAACCTCCATGTCCTCGATAACAGCATCACCTTCAACTCTGACAACGTCCACCACATCCTCAAGATCAAGTTCCACAACTACTCTAAGGACATGTCTTTTTTCACTCTCGGACAagtaatatagattgttggacattaggataTCATAAGAATattctccttcgacatcatatgcaaattcccATTTAAAATGGACCCTGAGTATTTCATTCCTTTTCTCCCGAAGTCCAAGCTGACAGACAGCTTCGACCTCGTATCTAAGCTATCAGTATAACGAGCAATGTCGTCGTCGCCGCTCATATGAAAACTGAAATGATTATTGAACATTGGTTCGGAGAAAAAGTTGAAGGAAGCAATCGGGGTGGTAGACAATGTGGCTATGGAGATGATAAGgtagaggaggagggagatggtGACGACGATGACAAGTATTAACAAATCGGACTTGCTGTATAGGTTCATGGGATCCATGGAAGACAACAAGTACTTGAGAGACTTAGTcattagtttcctgagtatgatgaattggttgagaaaaaGTTGAGAATTTTTCTTCTTATAAACATTAAAGTTGCAGAGTGTGCATTGCGTAGCTTGAAGTTGCAGTGTTAGACTATTAAAGTTACGCaagatatgatggaaattgggaGAGAATAGTTTCGTTTTCGAACAGAGGgatcagggactattttgtcccctgttagaaTTATCAGGGAATATTTTATCCtccgttagagttgacggagTAAAGGATCTAAATGACTGATAGAATTAATTATTAGaaaccaatcgagtaattaattttagttggagataaaagtatctagtccaaaattttttagaaaccaaaatgaataaatattctatttattactatttttatttttattaatattcacTTTAGATAATAATTACTATCTatcaagaaggaaaagaaaaaaaaaaacagcaatttttttctaaagaatagataaaatttttaaaaaatacaaatttttaataCATTTGTTTTATAAGaccatcaaatttttttattattttctatttttttttcatctcACGAACAAAAATAAgaggagaaataaaaaaaaggagaaataaaaaactgtagaacaaaaattttttttgaaaaaaatgtaaaagttttggatagaaataaaattttttttcttttttttttaaaatatttttgttttttttatctctcaaaaagaagaataagaaaaaaaaataaaaaaactactgaagaaagaggaaaaaaaagaaaacttagcaattttaaaaataaattaaaaatttttatagtttttttatgtattttttgttttaaaagaaattataccatttttttttctatttctcctttgcattcttttatttgttttatgagtttaattttgatgcattgacagtgtaaaatattttacacagtcGTGCAATCATAATCATtcttttggatgaccattcaTGCGATTAATATAAAAGATGGTTATTTTTGCTAATGTGGCGTTGTGTCATTAGATACCATGTAAAACGGTTTTATACTCATAGtacatctaaaattaaattcttttcttatttcttttttttcagtgttttcttttttttttttccttctcaacaaaacaaaaaaaaaacaaaaaaagaaaaattgaaaagaaatgaaCCCTATCAAAGACACGCTGATTATAGACGGCTGTTTCGATGGCCCGTGATGAGGAGAGATTGACCGACGATAGTAATAAAAGGAACCATCGCTAATAAAAGTGCGCGCTTTAATTTTTTTGCACATTGCCGTCAGTAACTGTCGATACTAATTGGCGCCAACTACGTGTCAATTGGCGCGCCTTATTATTATCGACGCTTGTCTTTACCGACAATATTTGCCTATGCCGTCggtaaattaatataatttttagaaaaaaattaatgaataaacATTACCGACGacctaaattaatttaatattttttaaattttgtaaataaaaatttttgttgttaaTTTTACCGATGACTACAACCATCAGTAAAAATGACGTTTTGAAATTTTTAAGTTGGCACGCTTAATAAATTTACGAATGACCAAGTCATCGGTAAACGTTGGTAAAATTTAGTTTAATGAAACGCTGTATTTTGGGGCatcaatattataatttattgacgCTTTAACCGTCAATAAAACTAACAAACAGAATTAAAATATGTCAacctccttcttcctccttccattctgatctttcctttctctctctctctacactCTCTCACGCGCTCTCTCTAGCCGAACCTTACAGGGCCATTTTCTCGCCAATTAGAACTTTGTTCGCCGTTTCGGGATTCCCGTTGCGTTTGGGGTGAGAAGACCTTTAATTTaattgatttactttttgttgattttttgtaatttttcacaCATTTTTAAcctttctatttttttagtttttggttAATTTGGATTAATGTtgattggtgcacaaattgtgaatcacacttttcacaactcgtaccactgaccagcaagtgcactaggtcgtccaagtaatacctcacgtgagtaagggtcgaatcccacggagattgttggtttgaagcaatctatggttatcttgtaaatcttagtcaggaagtcaattatgtttatcagttgaattgcaaataaacaatagaacatgaattaaaggttacttgttatgcagtaatggagaatatgttggagttttggagatgctttgtcttctgaatctctgctttcctctgtcttcttgttcacgcacgcacgtccttctatggcaagctgtatgtaggggttcaccgtcgtcaatggctacatctcatcctctcagtgaagaatatgctcacatgctctgtcacagcacggctaatcacttgttcgttctcgatcatactggaataggatccttcttccttttgcgtctgtcactaacgcccagcactcgcgagtttgaagctcgtcacagtcattcgatcatcgaatcctactcggaataccacagaaaaggtttagactttccggattctcatgaatgccgccatcagttctagcttataccacgaagattctaattaagagatctaagagatactcattcaatcggatatagaacggaggtggttgtcaggcacacgttcatggtttgaggaaggtgatgagtgtcacagatcatcaccttcatcacagttaagcgcgaatgaacatcttagataggaacaagcgtgtttgaatggaaaatagaaatacttgcattaattcatcgaggcacagcagagctcctcacccccaacaatggagtttagagactcatgccgtcaaagagtacaaagtttagatctaaaatgtcatgagatgtaaaaataagtctctaaaagttgtttaaatactaaactagtagcctaggtttacaaaaaatgagtaaactatgatggatgatgcagagatccacttctggggcccacttggtgtgtgctgggctgagatttaagcaattcacgtgcagaggccatttttggagttgaacaccagttatTGTGCCAGTtcgggcgttcaactccagcttttgatccttttttggcgctgacaaaccccaatttgacggtttatcttgtattgaatttaggggattttatcaccttttacccacatttattcaatgaaatagcatggttttgtatattctcctgtaattgtgcttaagagtgaaaacatgctttttaggtcttaaaatagctaaatttaattctccttgattccattagatgccttgatatgtttgctaagtgatttcagatttagaaggcaaagattggatcaagggaatgaagaaagaaagcatgaaaagttggagaactcatgaagaaatggaagaaccggaaagctgtcaagccgacctcttcgcacttaatcggccataacttgagctacagaggtccaaatgatgcggttccagttgggttggaaagctaacatccggggcttcgaaacgatataagatttgccatagttgctacacgtatggtggcgcgcacgtgcaaagtacgcgcacgcgccgttgctgccacctagttcacttaaagcaaaacgtggccaacgaattctaaagccttgtgggcccaatccaactcatttctgatgctatttaacccaaggagtgaagagggaaacatatgttagttaccaattagtttagtttagctttgtagttagagttagagagagaagctctcccttctctctagaattaggattaggaattagggttagattaggatctcatagttctaggtttaattcaagtctccttctacttctaccttcaattgatgattgctacactttggttcttctctctatccctattctcttgttgtaatttctcttattttgtttctaggttttgtaattgagatacttttgttctctttattttctttcaataatgcaatttgaggtaattcatgataattgtgatttccttgattgttgttgttaattcctttcaataattgttgttagatttcattcttgttgttgatttactatgttcttcttttatgcttaccaagtgtttgataaaatgcttgtttggattttagagtaggttttgttcctcttggcctaggtagagtaattagtgactcttgagttatctaattcctttgttgattgataattagaagttgctaattgatttgaatgcctctaaagctagtcattcctttaggagttgattaggacttgagaaatcaaattgattcatccacttgactttcctccactatagtggttaactaagtggtagcaatgaataatTTGAGATCACAATTGAGgaagataactaggatgggacttctagttctcatatctagccgagagctttgttagttgttagtttattttctttgccatttatatttcttgtctaaaatctcaaaaccccaaacatactccataaccaataacaagaacactaccctgcaagtcctttgagagacgacccgaggtttaaatacttcggtttatagaatttaggggtttgtacttgtgacaaacaaatttttgtatgaaaggattattgcttggtttagaaactatacttgcaacgagaattcatttgtgaaattctaaaccgtcaaaaatccaatcgtcaggcgctggacgccagaattgggcagagaactggcgttgaacgccagtttacgtcgtctatccttgtgcaaagtatggactattatatattgctggaaatccctggatgtctactttccaacgcaattagaagcatgccatttagagttctgtagctctagaaaatccactttgagtgcagggaggtcagaatccaacagcatcagcagtcctttttcagcctgaatcagatttttgctcagctccttcaatttcagccagaaaaatacctgaaattacagaaaaacacacaactcatagtaaagtccagaaatatgaatttttcctaaaaactaatggaaataacctaaaaactaactagaacatactcaaaactatatgaaattaaccccaaaaagcgtataaaatatccgctcatcattgatcAACATGCAGGTTTTTGTAGTTGCAAATGTTGTTGCTGCTATTGTTAGAAAATGAAGAAATCAGTAAATTTTTATTACCTTTAGGTATGTTATCAAAATTTAGTAATTTCATtgctataaaaatataattaaaattgtaattaaaattattgtttttaattatgCATGTTTAGAATAGAAATTTGAATCCTAGGATAAATTTGTTGAAGAGGCGAAATGATTTTGAGGGGATATAAGGGGATTAGAATGGGTAAATTAACAAGTAAATGTTTTTTgcatattaattatttatgttgtgTTATGCTTTTTTGAATTTATGAAATATATAATTGGTGTTGGTAATTAGTAGGGGTGGCAAACTGGGTCGGTCAGCTCCACTCTGCCTAGGTCCGCACCATAAAATAGGACAGAGAGTTCCAtcccgccaactaaaatgggttcaaaatgctagtcCGCTTTACTTTATGGCGAATTGGCGGAACGACGGGCTAGCCCGCTtgactttttttttctgaaaaattaaattcattaaaactaataaaaaataataatgaaaaaatcaactacaaataaaaaatagtcaaattactatataatttttttcattatctttttttttttaatttttaacttcagtaaaattgttcaaaataatatttaggGTTAAGTTCGATTTTGATCCCCAACGTAGAGGTCAAAAATTGGAATCGTCCCTAACTTTTTTTTTGCTAtaaaatggtccccaaagtttcagtttgttttaaaaccgTCCTTCGGACCAAAATGCCCCTATCCCTTCTTCCACAAAATCAGCAAAGCACCAGCAGAAATGCACCACACCCACCacctaccaccaccaccatcatcatcatcatcatcatcatcatcatggaaTCATAAGAACATAGaaccagaaccaccaccaccacccccacccACTGCCACTCCATCACCATCTGCATCACACCAACCAAAACTCAGAAAATCAACATCATAATCGTCATCCTCATCAGAACCCAGAACTCAGATCCAGAACTCAAACTCAGACAAATAAGAACTCAActcagaaaatcatcatcatcatcaaaaatccagaatcagcaacaacaatactccaaattcaaatttcagcaacaacaatgttccacaacaaatttcacaaaaaatccaattcacagaattcacagaagaagaagaagaagcagcagacgGCGGGCGGCGGTGTGGTGGTGGGGTCGgcggtaagaagaagaagaagaagaagaagaagaagaagaagaagaagaagaagaagaagaagaagaagaagaggcggcGGCGGGCGGTGGTGCGGCGGGTATggcggaagaagaagaagaagaagaagaggcggcGGCGGCGGGCGGACAGTGGCGGTGCGGCGGTGAGCTCGTCCCCCTTCTCTCCCCCCTCCTCCCTCCCCCCCTTGTCTCCCCCCTTGTCGCGCCCCACCCCCtcctccctttctttctctccccacccCCACTTCTCTATAccctttctttcctctttttttatttatttattttatatttattttattttattttataatttttttaatgaggggtaatttggtaataaaaaaataaaattggtaaaaaggacggttttaaaacaaactgaaactttggggaccattttgtagcaaaaaaaagttaGGGACGATTCCGATTTTCGACCTCTACGTTGGGGACTAAAATCGAACTTAACCCTAATATTTATCAATAGAacaatctttattttaaaa
This window contains:
- the LOC112722550 gene encoding uncharacterized protein — its product is MCSGQSGGALDSFSKVICTGKQSDSIEPLRKNMEQFNDPPYFHPLNHVSEPWPVRKFSSNGSQVQGFMSNGSLGSSAVSRTCSQYDKLSSGISPAELWKTPAYCGQSSIAVPALPFLSSSVSLGQSSKSLMGISGFTQDESYQCKSGKPSHDLDGRHFLLGSRSKPLDLPSISSNDPNSSAKHDSLDSDELRMNIMGSKDVGTLKNLNLNIAPAGYFDITALQSIQIPRKENNLQDSSRGMPWLKDKVVFKGKQSEGSKIATQIDSVFTNSCNVELKKTEESDLSADKILALHCNEGPQMSSDRQPLHVPNQLKSQGADGIEGKCVSDGKLCCIESLPPAEYTGKNEQKKQESLAGIIDLNSCMIEEENMLMEVDLQAPISPENKECSPPRGESDENQLEMPFQLAGQEDPEAQEEQARVAAEALVTISGFVDNNGLKKTTCLLSESSARSPLHWFAGIASTAADHPENNAGSSSAANNLDDFSPINMDYFEFMTLNLTETTVLDCCYSNTIGQMEQVGGSTLPTQPRKGRPNRGRWRKDFQSEILPSLASLTRYEVTEDLQIIGGLVAAGTHSETGSLRSAGKNVSARGRRRSGTSISNNTELHLNKLTSTTGFGTETGCLISWGKICRKRRGKRLPTTKPHHILNQVYN